One window of Perca fluviatilis chromosome 12, GENO_Pfluv_1.0, whole genome shotgun sequence genomic DNA carries:
- the dip2a gene encoding disco-interacting protein 2 homolog A isoform X9 → MGHRSTRDITQKGYEKKRGKLLAPYIPQIQGVDPSLQIDNRIQASSQAVLPGSKHNKSRAANTRDERFRSDLHTEAVQAALAKYKERKMPMPSKRRSVLVQSSVEACTPPDTSSASEDEGSLRRQGRLATSTPYQGHGHLAVEHWFNRVIQGSSTSSSASSTSSHPGGRSVTTTNTTAHAALNANAAATALADLMAHTQLDNHSAPPDVTGLSERSSLHAERPQVASVRGVSRGYIHHTSVMETGDGCEWRSEGSLSLMDGVPVNSRVSSKIQQLLNTLKRPKRPPLREFFVDDFEELLDVQHIDPNQPKPEGQHTSPLEGEPLGVVNNWPPSLPAALQRWGSTQPKSPCLTALDNAGKPVYTLTYGKLWTRSQKLAYTLLNKLSTRNEPLLMPGDRVALVFPNNDPVMFMVAFYGCLLAELVPVPIEVPLTRKDAGSQQIGFLLGSCGVTLALTTDACQKGLPKAQTGEVATFKGWPRLLWFVTDGKHVVKPPKDWHPPIREASNDIAYIEYKTSKEGSTMGITVSHSAMLAHCHALTQACGYTEAETITNVLDFKREAGLWHGVLTSVMNRMHVISIPYSLMKVNPLSWIQKVHTYKARVAVVKSRDMHWSLLAQRDQRDISLSSLRMLIVADGANPWSISSCDAFLNVFQARGLRPEVICPCASSSEAMTVAIRRPPEMGVPPPGKAVLSMGGLSHSVIRVDTEEKLSVLTVQDVGQVMPGALVCVVRVEGTPYLCQTDEVGEICVNSGSTGVAYYGLPGMTKNIFETIPVTSSGIPVSDRPFTRTSLLGFVGPDSLVFVVGKMDGLMVVSGRRHNADDVVATALAVEPMKFVYRGRIAVFSLSVLHDERIVVVAEQRPDASEEDSFQWMSRVLQAIDSIHQVGVYCLALVPANTLPKAPLGGIHISETKQRFLEGALHPCNVLMCPHTCVTNLPKPRQKQPEVGPASMIVGNLVAGKRIAQACGRDVAQLEDNDQARKFLYIQDVLQWRAQATPDHPLFLVLNAKGTVASTASCLQLHKRAERVATALMGRLNTGDHVALVYPPGIDLIATFYGCLYAGCVPVTVRPPHPQNLATTLPTVKMIVEVSKSVCILTTQAIMKLLKSKEAAAAVDTKSWPMVLDTDDLPRKKSPQMYKPPTPEMLAYLDFSVSTTGILAGVKMSHAATSALCRSIKLQCELYPSRQIAICLDPYCGLGFALWCLCSVYSGHQSILVPPLELESNASLWLAAVSQYKVRVTFCSYSVMEMCTKGLGSQTEALRLRNVNLSCVRTCMVVAEERPRIALTQSFSKIFKDLGLSSRAVSTTFGCRVNVAICLQPNRLGKLAEQGTAGPDPTTVYVDMRALRHDRVRLVERGSPHSLPLMESGKILPGVKVIIANTETKGPLGDSHLGEVWVSSPHNATGYYTVYGEEALHADHFNTKLSFGDTQTVWARTGYLGFLRRTDLTDASGERHDALYVVGSLDETLELRGMRYHPIDIETSVIRSHKSIAECAVFTWTNLLVVVVELEGSEQEALDLVALVTNVVLEEHYLIVGVVVVVDPGVIPINSRGEKQRMHLRDGFLADQLDPIYVAYNM, encoded by the exons GGGACATCACTCAGAAGGGCTATGAGAAGAAAAGAGGCAAGCTGTTGGCACCGTACATCCCACAGATACAAG GTGTAGATCCTTCACTGCAAATTGACAACAGAATCCAGGCCTCCTCCCAAGCTGTTCTTCCAGGTTCCAAACACAACAAGTCCCGGGCGGCCAACACCCGGGATGAGCGCTTCAGATCTG ATTTGCACACAGAAGCCGTCCAAGCAGCTTTGGCAAAGTACAAGGAAAGGAAGATGCCAATGCCCTCCAAGAGACGATCTGTGTTAGTTCAATCTTCTGTTGAGGCATGCACCCCGCCAG ACACCTCCTCAGCGTCGGAAGACGAGGGCTCGCTGCGCCGGCAGGGACGTCTGGCCACCTCCACGCCCTACCAGGGCCACGGCCACCTAGCCGTTGAGCACTGGTTTAACCGTGTCATCCAGGGTTCGTCCACCTCATCCTCCGCGTCATCCACTTCATCCCACCCGGGAGGGAGATCTGtcaccaccaccaacaccacTGCCCACGCAGCCCTCAACGCCAACGCCGCAGCTACCGCACTGGCCGACCTTATGGCACACACCCAGCTAG ATAACCACTCAGCGCCCCCCGATGTGACGGGGCTGTCGGAACGCTCCTCGCTTCATGCGGAGCGGCCCCAGGTGGCCTCGGTGCGAGGCGTTTCCCGGGGCTACATCCACCACACCAGCGTCATGGAGACTGGAGATG GCTGTGAGTGGAGAAGTGAAGGATCCCTCAGTTTAATGGATG GTGTACCAGTCAACAGTCGCGTCTCCTCCAAAATCCAGCAGCTGCTCAACACTCTGAAGAGACCAAAACGACCGCCATTACGAGAGTTCTTTGTGGACGACTTTGAGGAGCTTTTGGATG TCCAGCATATAGATCCCAACCAGCCAAAGCCAGAAGGCCAGCACACAAGTCCCCTGGAAGGAGAGCCTCTCGGGGTGGTCAACAACTGGCCTCCCTCCTTGCCAGCAGCCTTACAACGATGGGGCAGCACTCAGCCCAAGAGCCCCTGTCTGACGGCACTCGACAATGCTGGCAAGCCTGTCTACACACTCACCTATG GTAAACTATGGACCCGCAGTCAGAAACTGGCATACACTCTTCTTAACAAGCTGAGCACCAGAAATGAGCCTTTGCTCATGCCCGGAGACAGA GTTGCACTTGTTTTCCCCAACAATGACCCAGTGATGTTCATGGTGGCCTTCTACGGCTGTCTCCTGGCAGAGCTGGTACCTGTGCCTATCGAAGTGCCACTTACCAGAAAG GATGCAGGAAGTCAACAGATTGGCTTTCTGTTGGGCAGCTGTGGCGTCACATTGGCACTAACCACCGATGCTTGTCAGAAAGGCTTGCCCAAAGCACAAACGGGGGAGGTAGCCACTTTCAAAG GCTGGCCGCGGTTGCTGTGGTTTGTGACAGATGGAAAACATGTTGTGAAGCCTCCGAAAGACTGGCATCCCCCAATACGGGAAGCCAGTAATGACATAGCCTACATTGAG TATAAAACCAGCAAGGAGGGCAGCACCATGGGGATCACAGTGTCCCATTCAgccatgctggctcactgtcacgcCCTTACACAGGCCTGCGGCTACACTGAAG CCGAGACCATAACCAACGTCCTGGACTTCAAGAGAGAAGCAGGATTATGGCATGGTGTTCTTACT AGTGTCATGAATCGGATGCACGTGATTAGCATTCCTTACTCCCTGATGAAAGTCAACCCCCTCTCCTGGATACAGAAGGTGCACACATACAAAG CGCGGGTTGCAGTGGTGAAGTCGAGGGACATGCACTGGTCTCTGCTTGCCCAGAGAGACCAGAGAGACATCAGCCTGAGCTCGCTGCGCATGCTCATCGTAGCCGACGGAGCTAACCCAT GGTCGATATCCTCCTGCGATGCCTTCCTTAACGTGTTTCAGGCACGTGGGCTGCGACCTGAGGTGATCTGTCCATGTGCCAGCTCTTCAGAAGCCATGACTGTCGCCATCCGCAG ACCTCCAGAAATGGGTGTTCCTCCTCCTGGGAAGGCGGTGCTGTCTATGGGTGGGCTGAGCCACAGCGTGATCCGTGTGGACACAGAGGAGAAACTCTCTGTCCTCACAGTGCAGGATGTGGGACAGGTCATGCCTGGAG CTCTGGTTTGTGTGGTGCGGGTGGAGGGGACACCCTATCTCTGTCAGACAGACGAGGTTGGAGAGATCTGCGTCAACTCAGGTAGCACGGGTGTAGCTTACTACGGCCTCCCGGGCATGACCAAGAACATCTTCGAG ACCATTCCAGTAACATCATCTGGGATTCCCGTCAGCGACAGACCATTTACCAGGACCTCACTGCTGGGCTTTGTGGGGCCC GACAGCCTTGTGTTTGTTGTGGGGAAGATGGATGGGCTGATGGTGGTCAGTGGGCGGAGACACAATGCCGATGATGTGGTTGCCACAGCACTGGCAGTGGAGCCCATGAAGTTTGTGTACAGGGGGAG GATAGCagtgttttctttgtctgtgcTGCATGACGAGAGGATCGTTGTTGTAGCAGAGCAGAGGCCAGACGCCTCCGAGGAAGACAGCTTCCAGTGGATGAGCCGCGTCCTTCAG GCCATAGACAGCATCCACCAGGTTGGGGTGTACTGCCTGGCTCTGGTGCCTGCCAACACACTTCCCAAGGCTCCACTGGGCGGCATTCATATATCTGAGACCAAACAGCGCTTCCTGGAGGGTGCCTTGCACCCATGCAACGTCCTCATGTGCCCTCACACATGTGTCACCAACCTGCCCAAGCCAAGACAAAAACAGCCAG AGGTCGGTCCTGCTTCTATGATAGTGGGCAACCTGGTGGCAGGCAAGAGGATTGCACAGGCCTGTGGGAGAGACGTGGCACAGCTAGAGGACAATGACCAGGCACGTAAG TTCCTGTACATACAGGATGTGCTGCAATGGAGAGCTCAGGCCACTCCAGACCACCCTCTGTTCCTTGTTCTCAATGCTAAG GGCACGGTGGCTAGTACAGCCTCCTGTCTGCAGCTGCACAAGCGGGCAGAGCGGGTGGCTACAGCACTGATGGGTCGCCTCAACACTGGAGACCACGTGGCACTCGTCTACCCACCAG GAATCGACCTGATTGCTACCTTCTATGGCTGCCTGTATGCTGGCTGTGTTCCAGTCACTGTCAGACCCCCGCATCCCCAGAACCTGGCGACCACCCTGCCCACCGTTAAGATGATTGTTGAG GTCAGTAAGTCGGTGTGTATCCTGACCACTCAAGCAATAATGAAGCTCCTGAAATCCAaagaggctgctgctgctgtggacaCCAAGAGCTGGCCTATGGTGCTGGACACAG ATGACCTCCCCAGGAAGAAGAGTCCCCAGATGTACAAGCCCCCGACCCCAGAGATGTTAGCTTACCTGGACTTCAGCGTGTCCACAACAGGCATCTTAGCAGGAGTCAAA ATGTCTCACGCTGCCACCAGTGCCTTGTGTCGCTCCATCAAACTGCAGTGTGAGCTCTACCCTTCCCGGCAGATCGCCATCTGTCTGGACCCCTACTGCGGTCTGGGCTTCGCTCTCTGGTGCCTGTGCAG TGTGTACTCAGGCCACCAGTCAATCCTGGTTCCCCCTCTGGAGCTGGAGAGCAACGCGTCTCTGTGGCTTGCGGCAGTCAGCCAATACAAAGTGCGCGTCACCTTCTGCTCGTATTCAGTCATGGAGATGTGCACCAAGGGCTTGGGTTCACAGACAGAGGCACTGCGG TTGCGAAATGTGAACCTGTCTTGCGTGCGTACGTGCATGGTGGTAGCAGAGGAGAGGCCCCGCATAGCACTCACTCAGTCCTTCTCAAAGATCTTTAAGGACTTGGGGCTTTCATCACGCGCCGTCAGCACCACCTTCGGCTGTAGGGTGAATGTGGCGATATGTTTGCAG CCCAACAGGTTAGGGAAACTGGCTGAGCAG gGCACAGCCGGACCAGACCCTACTACTGTTTATGTGGACATGAGAGCTCTACGACATGATAG GGTTCGCCTGGTAGAGAGAGGGTCGCCACACAGCTTGCCACTGATGGAGTCTGGGAAG ATCCTTCCAGGAGTGAAGGTGATCATTGCCAACACAGAAACTAAAGGACCCTTGGGAGACTCCCATCTAGGAGAG GTCTGGGTGAGCAGTCCTCACAATGCCACAGGTTACTACACAGTTTACGGTGAGGAGGCGCTACATGCTGACCACTTCAACACCAAGCTCAGCTTCGGCGACACCCAGACTGTCTGGGCGAGGACGGGCTACCTGGGCTTCCTGCGGCGCACGGACCTGACTGATGCCAGTGGAG AGCGTCATGACGCCCTCTATGTAGTGGGCTCCCTTGATGAGACTCTGGAGTTGAGGGGAATGAGGTATCACCCAATTGACATCGAGACCTCTGTTATCCGTTCTCACAAGAGCATAGCTGAATG tgCGGTGTTCACTTGGACCAACCTGCTGGTGGTGGTTGTGGAGCTGGAGGGCTCGGAGCAGGAGGCCCTGGACCTGGTGGCCCTGGTCACCAACGTGGTGCTGGAGGAGCACTACCTCATCgtaggggtggtggtggtggtcgACCCCGGCGTCATCCCCATCAACTCCAGAGGGGAGAAGCAACGCATGCACCTCAGAGACGGATTCCTGGCCGACCAGCTGGACCCCATATATGTGGCTTACAACATGTGA
- the dip2a gene encoding disco-interacting protein 2 homolog A isoform X7: MAERTSTGLLTMMLEPTPAVAMTLPAEVREKLAELELELSEGDITQKGYEKKRGKLLAPYIPQIQGVDPSLQIDNRIQASSQAVLPGSKHNKSRAANTRDERFRSDLHTEAVQAALAKYKERKMPMPSKRRSVLVQSSVEACTPPDTSSASEDEGSLRRQGRLATSTPYQGHGHLAVEHWFNRVIQGSSTSSSASSTSSHPGGRSVTTTNTTAHAALNANAAATALADLMAHTQLDNHSAPPDVTGLSERSSLHAERPQVASVRGVSRGYIHHTSVMETGDGVPVNSRVSSKIQQLLNTLKRPKRPPLREFFVDDFEELLDVQHIDPNQPKPEGQHTSPLEGEPLGVVNNWPPSLPAALQRWGSTQPKSPCLTALDNAGKPVYTLTYGKLWTRSQKLAYTLLNKLSTRNEPLLMPGDRVALVFPNNDPVMFMVAFYGCLLAELVPVPIEVPLTRKDAGSQQIGFLLGSCGVTLALTTDACQKGLPKAQTGEVATFKGWPRLLWFVTDGKHVVKPPKDWHPPIREASNDIAYIEYKTSKEGSTMGITVSHSAMLAHCHALTQACGYTEAETITNVLDFKREAGLWHGVLTSVMNRMHVISIPYSLMKVNPLSWIQKVHTYKARVAVVKSRDMHWSLLAQRDQRDISLSSLRMLIVADGANPWSISSCDAFLNVFQARGLRPEVICPCASSSEAMTVAIRRPPEMGVPPPGKAVLSMGGLSHSVIRVDTEEKLSVLTVQDVGQVMPGALVCVVRVEGTPYLCQTDEVGEICVNSGSTGVAYYGLPGMTKNIFETIPVTSSGIPVSDRPFTRTSLLGFVGPDSLVFVVGKMDGLMVVSGRRHNADDVVATALAVEPMKFVYRGRIAVFSLSVLHDERIVVVAEQRPDASEEDSFQWMSRVLQAIDSIHQVGVYCLALVPANTLPKAPLGGIHISETKQRFLEGALHPCNVLMCPHTCVTNLPKPRQKQPEVGPASMIVGNLVAGKRIAQACGRDVAQLEDNDQARKFLYIQDVLQWRAQATPDHPLFLVLNAKGTVASTASCLQLHKRAERVATALMGRLNTGDHVALVYPPGIDLIATFYGCLYAGCVPVTVRPPHPQNLATTLPTVKMIVEVSKSVCILTTQAIMKLLKSKEAAAAVDTKSWPMVLDTDDLPRKKSPQMYKPPTPEMLAYLDFSVSTTGILAGVKMSHAATSALCRSIKLQCELYPSRQIAICLDPYCGLGFALWCLCSVYSGHQSILVPPLELESNASLWLAAVSQYKVRVTFCSYSVMEMCTKGLGSQTEALRLRNVNLSCVRTCMVVAEERPRIALTQSFSKIFKDLGLSSRAVSTTFGCRVNVAICLQGTAGPDPTTVYVDMRALRHDRVRLVERGSPHSLPLMESGKILPGVKVIIANTETKGPLGDSHLGEVWVSSPHNATGYYTVYGEEALHADHFNTKLSFGDTQTVWARTGYLGFLRRTDLTDASGERHDALYVVGSLDETLELRGMRYHPIDIETSVIRSHKSIAECAVFTWTNLLVVVVELEGSEQEALDLVALVTNVVLEEHYLIVGVVVVVDPGVIPINSRGEKQRMHLRDGFLADQLDPIYVAYNM; encoded by the exons GGGACATCACTCAGAAGGGCTATGAGAAGAAAAGAGGCAAGCTGTTGGCACCGTACATCCCACAGATACAAG GTGTAGATCCTTCACTGCAAATTGACAACAGAATCCAGGCCTCCTCCCAAGCTGTTCTTCCAGGTTCCAAACACAACAAGTCCCGGGCGGCCAACACCCGGGATGAGCGCTTCAGATCTG ATTTGCACACAGAAGCCGTCCAAGCAGCTTTGGCAAAGTACAAGGAAAGGAAGATGCCAATGCCCTCCAAGAGACGATCTGTGTTAGTTCAATCTTCTGTTGAGGCATGCACCCCGCCAG ACACCTCCTCAGCGTCGGAAGACGAGGGCTCGCTGCGCCGGCAGGGACGTCTGGCCACCTCCACGCCCTACCAGGGCCACGGCCACCTAGCCGTTGAGCACTGGTTTAACCGTGTCATCCAGGGTTCGTCCACCTCATCCTCCGCGTCATCCACTTCATCCCACCCGGGAGGGAGATCTGtcaccaccaccaacaccacTGCCCACGCAGCCCTCAACGCCAACGCCGCAGCTACCGCACTGGCCGACCTTATGGCACACACCCAGCTAG ATAACCACTCAGCGCCCCCCGATGTGACGGGGCTGTCGGAACGCTCCTCGCTTCATGCGGAGCGGCCCCAGGTGGCCTCGGTGCGAGGCGTTTCCCGGGGCTACATCCACCACACCAGCGTCATGGAGACTGGAGATG GTGTACCAGTCAACAGTCGCGTCTCCTCCAAAATCCAGCAGCTGCTCAACACTCTGAAGAGACCAAAACGACCGCCATTACGAGAGTTCTTTGTGGACGACTTTGAGGAGCTTTTGGATG TCCAGCATATAGATCCCAACCAGCCAAAGCCAGAAGGCCAGCACACAAGTCCCCTGGAAGGAGAGCCTCTCGGGGTGGTCAACAACTGGCCTCCCTCCTTGCCAGCAGCCTTACAACGATGGGGCAGCACTCAGCCCAAGAGCCCCTGTCTGACGGCACTCGACAATGCTGGCAAGCCTGTCTACACACTCACCTATG GTAAACTATGGACCCGCAGTCAGAAACTGGCATACACTCTTCTTAACAAGCTGAGCACCAGAAATGAGCCTTTGCTCATGCCCGGAGACAGA GTTGCACTTGTTTTCCCCAACAATGACCCAGTGATGTTCATGGTGGCCTTCTACGGCTGTCTCCTGGCAGAGCTGGTACCTGTGCCTATCGAAGTGCCACTTACCAGAAAG GATGCAGGAAGTCAACAGATTGGCTTTCTGTTGGGCAGCTGTGGCGTCACATTGGCACTAACCACCGATGCTTGTCAGAAAGGCTTGCCCAAAGCACAAACGGGGGAGGTAGCCACTTTCAAAG GCTGGCCGCGGTTGCTGTGGTTTGTGACAGATGGAAAACATGTTGTGAAGCCTCCGAAAGACTGGCATCCCCCAATACGGGAAGCCAGTAATGACATAGCCTACATTGAG TATAAAACCAGCAAGGAGGGCAGCACCATGGGGATCACAGTGTCCCATTCAgccatgctggctcactgtcacgcCCTTACACAGGCCTGCGGCTACACTGAAG CCGAGACCATAACCAACGTCCTGGACTTCAAGAGAGAAGCAGGATTATGGCATGGTGTTCTTACT AGTGTCATGAATCGGATGCACGTGATTAGCATTCCTTACTCCCTGATGAAAGTCAACCCCCTCTCCTGGATACAGAAGGTGCACACATACAAAG CGCGGGTTGCAGTGGTGAAGTCGAGGGACATGCACTGGTCTCTGCTTGCCCAGAGAGACCAGAGAGACATCAGCCTGAGCTCGCTGCGCATGCTCATCGTAGCCGACGGAGCTAACCCAT GGTCGATATCCTCCTGCGATGCCTTCCTTAACGTGTTTCAGGCACGTGGGCTGCGACCTGAGGTGATCTGTCCATGTGCCAGCTCTTCAGAAGCCATGACTGTCGCCATCCGCAG ACCTCCAGAAATGGGTGTTCCTCCTCCTGGGAAGGCGGTGCTGTCTATGGGTGGGCTGAGCCACAGCGTGATCCGTGTGGACACAGAGGAGAAACTCTCTGTCCTCACAGTGCAGGATGTGGGACAGGTCATGCCTGGAG CTCTGGTTTGTGTGGTGCGGGTGGAGGGGACACCCTATCTCTGTCAGACAGACGAGGTTGGAGAGATCTGCGTCAACTCAGGTAGCACGGGTGTAGCTTACTACGGCCTCCCGGGCATGACCAAGAACATCTTCGAG ACCATTCCAGTAACATCATCTGGGATTCCCGTCAGCGACAGACCATTTACCAGGACCTCACTGCTGGGCTTTGTGGGGCCC GACAGCCTTGTGTTTGTTGTGGGGAAGATGGATGGGCTGATGGTGGTCAGTGGGCGGAGACACAATGCCGATGATGTGGTTGCCACAGCACTGGCAGTGGAGCCCATGAAGTTTGTGTACAGGGGGAG GATAGCagtgttttctttgtctgtgcTGCATGACGAGAGGATCGTTGTTGTAGCAGAGCAGAGGCCAGACGCCTCCGAGGAAGACAGCTTCCAGTGGATGAGCCGCGTCCTTCAG GCCATAGACAGCATCCACCAGGTTGGGGTGTACTGCCTGGCTCTGGTGCCTGCCAACACACTTCCCAAGGCTCCACTGGGCGGCATTCATATATCTGAGACCAAACAGCGCTTCCTGGAGGGTGCCTTGCACCCATGCAACGTCCTCATGTGCCCTCACACATGTGTCACCAACCTGCCCAAGCCAAGACAAAAACAGCCAG AGGTCGGTCCTGCTTCTATGATAGTGGGCAACCTGGTGGCAGGCAAGAGGATTGCACAGGCCTGTGGGAGAGACGTGGCACAGCTAGAGGACAATGACCAGGCACGTAAG TTCCTGTACATACAGGATGTGCTGCAATGGAGAGCTCAGGCCACTCCAGACCACCCTCTGTTCCTTGTTCTCAATGCTAAG GGCACGGTGGCTAGTACAGCCTCCTGTCTGCAGCTGCACAAGCGGGCAGAGCGGGTGGCTACAGCACTGATGGGTCGCCTCAACACTGGAGACCACGTGGCACTCGTCTACCCACCAG GAATCGACCTGATTGCTACCTTCTATGGCTGCCTGTATGCTGGCTGTGTTCCAGTCACTGTCAGACCCCCGCATCCCCAGAACCTGGCGACCACCCTGCCCACCGTTAAGATGATTGTTGAG GTCAGTAAGTCGGTGTGTATCCTGACCACTCAAGCAATAATGAAGCTCCTGAAATCCAaagaggctgctgctgctgtggacaCCAAGAGCTGGCCTATGGTGCTGGACACAG ATGACCTCCCCAGGAAGAAGAGTCCCCAGATGTACAAGCCCCCGACCCCAGAGATGTTAGCTTACCTGGACTTCAGCGTGTCCACAACAGGCATCTTAGCAGGAGTCAAA ATGTCTCACGCTGCCACCAGTGCCTTGTGTCGCTCCATCAAACTGCAGTGTGAGCTCTACCCTTCCCGGCAGATCGCCATCTGTCTGGACCCCTACTGCGGTCTGGGCTTCGCTCTCTGGTGCCTGTGCAG TGTGTACTCAGGCCACCAGTCAATCCTGGTTCCCCCTCTGGAGCTGGAGAGCAACGCGTCTCTGTGGCTTGCGGCAGTCAGCCAATACAAAGTGCGCGTCACCTTCTGCTCGTATTCAGTCATGGAGATGTGCACCAAGGGCTTGGGTTCACAGACAGAGGCACTGCGG TTGCGAAATGTGAACCTGTCTTGCGTGCGTACGTGCATGGTGGTAGCAGAGGAGAGGCCCCGCATAGCACTCACTCAGTCCTTCTCAAAGATCTTTAAGGACTTGGGGCTTTCATCACGCGCCGTCAGCACCACCTTCGGCTGTAGGGTGAATGTGGCGATATGTTTGCAG gGCACAGCCGGACCAGACCCTACTACTGTTTATGTGGACATGAGAGCTCTACGACATGATAG GGTTCGCCTGGTAGAGAGAGGGTCGCCACACAGCTTGCCACTGATGGAGTCTGGGAAG ATCCTTCCAGGAGTGAAGGTGATCATTGCCAACACAGAAACTAAAGGACCCTTGGGAGACTCCCATCTAGGAGAG GTCTGGGTGAGCAGTCCTCACAATGCCACAGGTTACTACACAGTTTACGGTGAGGAGGCGCTACATGCTGACCACTTCAACACCAAGCTCAGCTTCGGCGACACCCAGACTGTCTGGGCGAGGACGGGCTACCTGGGCTTCCTGCGGCGCACGGACCTGACTGATGCCAGTGGAG AGCGTCATGACGCCCTCTATGTAGTGGGCTCCCTTGATGAGACTCTGGAGTTGAGGGGAATGAGGTATCACCCAATTGACATCGAGACCTCTGTTATCCGTTCTCACAAGAGCATAGCTGAATG tgCGGTGTTCACTTGGACCAACCTGCTGGTGGTGGTTGTGGAGCTGGAGGGCTCGGAGCAGGAGGCCCTGGACCTGGTGGCCCTGGTCACCAACGTGGTGCTGGAGGAGCACTACCTCATCgtaggggtggtggtggtggtcgACCCCGGCGTCATCCCCATCAACTCCAGAGGGGAGAAGCAACGCATGCACCTCAGAGACGGATTCCTGGCCGACCAGCTGGACCCCATATATGTGGCTTACAACATGTGA